One window of the Dreissena polymorpha isolate Duluth1 chromosome 5, UMN_Dpol_1.0, whole genome shotgun sequence genome contains the following:
- the LOC127832448 gene encoding uncharacterized protein LOC127832448, whose translation MYKLTVVSLFLWVLTLSYAQTQRNRFTEYLLRSKKFDPFGNLPKSQFYSDPFGNLPEPQFYSKNEQDESSFSMPDAVHAPLNFIAPPYPISSRMSSPRNKVPLPPAMFAMSTISLPKLTPIMKMAVIRGIFQAMMEMHLCGSLGYANYQCMAFAFGLYDPLI comes from the exons ATGTACAAACTTACGGTCGTATCGCTTTTCTTGTGGGTATTGACACTGTCTTACGCGCAGACGCAGCGGAACCGGTTCACGGAGTACTTGTTGCGATCCAAAAAGTTCGATCCATTCGGAAATCTACCGAAATCACAATTCTACTCCGATCCTTTCGGAAATCTACCGGAACCGCAGTTCTACTCGAAAAACGAGCAAGACGAAAGTTCTTTCTCTATGCCGGATGCCGTCCATGCGCCACTGAACTTCATCGCGCCTCCGTATCCCATAAGCTCTCGGATGTCTTCGCCGAGGAACAAAGTACCCCTACCACCGGCTATGTTTGCTATGTCTACAATTTCCCTTCCGAAACTGACGCCGATCATGAAAATGGCGGTAATTCGGG GAATCTTCCAGGCGATGATGGAGATGCACCTCTGTGGAAGCCTAGGATATGCCAACTACCAATGCATGGCTTTCGCATTCGGCCTCTACGACCCTTTGATATAA